One genomic region from Cetobacterium ceti encodes:
- a CDS encoding DUF4396 domain-containing protein, with protein MNGEVLHIISVIFVVIGIISFIIIGIDILKHPQKEMPIMNYVWPINGLWAGVFGMWAYFTIGKHRSMKMDMSDMDMGDMKGMDMKYSKYWQGVVADTLHCGAGCSLADLIGPWIFMVVPFALGGSLTFGEWTLDYILALLTGVTFQYGALAPMVNQRGLSIWLRALKVDFLSLTSWQVGMYGWMALVIYVFFGRISPFDIEYWFMMQIAMMCGFITAYPVNWWLVKKGIKMGM; from the coding sequence ATGAACGGAGAAGTATTACATATTATTTCAGTAATATTTGTGGTAATAGGAATTATATCTTTTATAATAATAGGAATTGATATATTAAAACATCCTCAAAAGGAGATGCCCATTATGAATTATGTTTGGCCTATTAATGGATTATGGGCAGGAGTTTTTGGAATGTGGGCCTATTTTACCATAGGAAAACATAGAAGTATGAAAATGGATATGTCTGATATGGATATGGGAGATATGAAAGGAATGGATATGAAATATTCTAAATATTGGCAAGGGGTTGTAGCTGATACATTACACTGTGGTGCAGGATGTAGTTTGGCAGATTTAATAGGCCCTTGGATATTTATGGTGGTTCCATTTGCTTTGGGTGGAAGTTTAACCTTTGGAGAATGGACACTGGATTATATTTTAGCACTTTTAACAGGAGTTACATTTCAATATGGAGCTTTGGCTCCAATGGTCAATCAAAGGGGTTTATCTATTTGGTTAAGAGCTTTAAAGGTAGATTTTTTATCTTTAACTTCATGGCAAGTGGGAATGTATGGTTGGATGGCTCTAGTTATCTATGTATTTTTCGGAAGAATATCTCCATTTGATATTGAATACTGGTTTATGATGCAAATTGCAATGATGTGTGGATTTATAACTGCTTATCCAGTTAACTGGTGGTTAGTTAAAAAGGGAATAAAAATGGGTATGTAA
- a CDS encoding fimbrial biogenesis chaperone, translating into MKLFLIFFLICQSLFAYINIHPTTFDKRIDFEGSYEEYTLVNTSNSPIMYRIYTEKDKNSNLNMESFMEYYPRSLILKPGEMGKIQLSISSNSKIPEGEYSGILGIRELPVFNENNNKTSGVQILTDLKLTLMGYAGEISPKLIFKNLKITNKKNKNILNGLIKNSGKLRGKYEIYINEHFLGNLRILPGEELDFYKMDFSGEFKLERNNKLKILDYTTKKLIYEIKI; encoded by the coding sequence ATGAAATTATTTTTAATTTTTTTTCTTATTTGTCAATCACTTTTTGCCTATATAAATATTCATCCTACAACCTTTGATAAAAGAATAGACTTTGAAGGGTCCTATGAAGAATATACCCTTGTTAATACTAGTAATAGCCCAATTATGTATAGAATTTATACGGAAAAAGATAAGAATAGTAACCTTAATATGGAATCTTTTATGGAATATTATCCCCGTTCTCTTATTTTAAAACCTGGAGAAATGGGAAAAATTCAACTTTCTATTAGTTCCAATTCAAAAATTCCAGAGGGGGAATATAGTGGAATTTTAGGAATTAGAGAACTTCCAGTTTTTAATGAAAATAATAATAAAACTTCTGGAGTGCAAATTTTAACAGATTTAAAACTTACTCTTATGGGATATGCTGGAGAGATTTCTCCAAAACTTATTTTTAAAAATTTAAAAATTACAAATAAAAAAAATAAAAATATTTTAAATGGTCTAATTAAAAATTCTGGAAAACTTAGGGGAAAATATGAAATCTATATAAATGAACATTTTCTAGGAAACTTAAGAATTTTACCTGGAGAAGAGTTAGATTTCTATAAAATGGATTTTTCTGGAGAATTTAAATTAGAAAGAAATAATAAGTTAAAGATTTTAGACTACACTACAAAGAAGCTAATCTATGAAATAAAAATTTAA
- a CDS encoding collagen binding domain-containing protein produces MGKKLLILFLFLGIFTLNFGEDISLERIEELYKNKTISEDDYNFLKAELEGTLQEKHYFSLFINRNWISDKFPIIYKNNEAYISMFHFFKEINFRNYKIDNERIEMYLGRRMHRVTLNFKTGEITGLEKTNFTKKGFFKKDDDYFIRYNLFRDIFLNAIDVDHKRTRISMSTRYATPQEIRRGLKLSQEELEKDGLTNNFYYTNSRKLIDLGYMRFNFDKTFTKSEGKKDNDWSGILEYQGPFLYGNLTTEYDVKEETFTSTSLYYPNLPHNHFLELRGTKVDNDYWEKSILFEKDKGYFEEGKNFIIRENVPIGSRVELIYLGATIDIQHERNGLVEFKNDEIKNDREYTLKIHTKDGQIITKIIKTSDDFNQQNIGEFQYRLYSSEEKSSNKNIFETEVFYGFTDHITLGGKYYKTPETLNDEYIYLERGGGEFIYSNHIKTYPYTFVLGGEKILTPKEFQERDTLEGLFQIKFDNIKFRYEQGTYSEYYTNHKSKIFLVEYNPWDFLRLDYTYEKLEDFHGNKDRGYTFEGELTHNFGRILSTFSFEKDIDYTKRYSLNLYYTGYRDYSVRWNNSITEAGDDLESMLSLYNRTTKNGIDYSFDISYNEKDKEKFTFRISLDYDNWFSFDAFSKDSGDYEISAGIDRIVDLKNITRPLDSMDSSRAEVITYLDINDNNKFDLNEPKIGNVEVEINNEKKITRLNEKTYFHGIPNDILYTFIPKVRRPGYDIINSKFSLKGKGGGDIEVLIPIKPLFSLSGNLHLENLTEEEKIDVYDGVVVKIKDSHNIIINSTLPDQFGYYDISGLTVGDYTLEITSFKNTKIKPLIIPLKVKYIDEKTKVIKVNSTIKDNKIIQLKEVK; encoded by the coding sequence ATGGGGAAAAAACTTTTAATTTTATTTCTATTTTTAGGAATATTTACTTTAAACTTCGGAGAGGATATTTCCTTAGAAAGAATTGAAGAATTATATAAAAATAAAACAATATCAGAAGATGACTATAATTTTTTAAAAGCTGAACTAGAAGGAACCCTACAAGAAAAACATTATTTTTCACTTTTTATTAATAGAAACTGGATTAGTGATAAATTCCCAATTATTTATAAAAATAATGAAGCATATATATCTATGTTTCATTTTTTTAAAGAAATTAACTTTCGAAATTATAAAATAGATAATGAAAGAATTGAAATGTATTTAGGTCGAAGAATGCATAGAGTTACTTTAAATTTTAAAACAGGAGAAATTACTGGTTTAGAAAAAACAAATTTTACTAAAAAAGGATTTTTCAAAAAAGATGACGATTACTTTATTAGATATAACCTTTTTAGGGATATATTCTTAAATGCCATTGATGTGGATCATAAAAGAACTAGAATTAGTATGTCTACAAGATATGCCACCCCTCAAGAAATTAGACGGGGACTTAAACTTTCCCAAGAAGAGCTAGAAAAAGATGGCTTAACTAATAACTTTTATTATACAAACTCTAGAAAATTAATTGATTTGGGATATATGCGTTTTAATTTTGATAAAACCTTTACTAAAAGTGAAGGGAAAAAAGATAATGATTGGAGTGGTATTTTAGAATACCAAGGTCCATTCTTATATGGAAATTTAACAACAGAGTATGATGTTAAAGAGGAAACTTTTACATCTACTTCCCTTTATTATCCCAATCTTCCTCACAATCATTTTTTAGAACTTCGTGGAACTAAAGTTGATAATGATTATTGGGAAAAATCAATTTTATTTGAAAAAGATAAGGGTTACTTTGAAGAGGGTAAAAATTTCATAATTAGAGAAAATGTTCCAATTGGAAGTAGAGTTGAATTAATCTATTTGGGAGCTACAATAGATATTCAACATGAACGAAATGGATTGGTTGAATTTAAAAATGATGAAATTAAAAACGATAGGGAATATACTTTAAAAATTCATACTAAAGATGGACAAATTATCACGAAAATTATTAAAACAAGTGATGATTTTAACCAACAAAATATTGGTGAGTTCCAATATAGATTATATTCTAGTGAAGAAAAATCCTCTAATAAAAATATATTTGAAACAGAAGTTTTCTATGGATTTACAGACCATATTACCCTAGGTGGAAAATATTATAAAACTCCTGAAACTTTAAATGATGAATATATTTATTTAGAACGTGGTGGTGGAGAGTTTATTTATAGTAACCATATAAAAACTTATCCATATACCTTTGTTTTAGGTGGAGAAAAAATCTTAACTCCTAAGGAATTCCAAGAGCGAGATACCTTAGAAGGATTATTCCAGATTAAGTTTGACAATATTAAATTTAGATATGAACAAGGTACTTATAGTGAATATTATACTAATCATAAAAGTAAAATCTTTTTAGTTGAGTATAATCCTTGGGATTTTTTAAGATTAGATTATACCTATGAAAAATTAGAGGATTTTCATGGAAATAAAGATAGAGGTTATACTTTTGAAGGGGAATTAACTCATAATTTTGGAAGAATTCTTTCAACTTTTTCCTTTGAAAAGGATATAGATTATACTAAGCGTTACTCTTTAAATTTATATTATACTGGCTATAGAGATTATTCTGTTCGTTGGAATAACTCAATTACAGAAGCTGGTGATGATTTAGAATCTATGTTATCTCTATATAACAGAACAACTAAAAATGGAATAGATTATTCCTTTGATATTTCCTACAACGAGAAAGATAAGGAAAAATTTACATTTAGAATTTCTCTAGATTATGATAATTGGTTTAGCTTTGATGCCTTTTCTAAGGATAGTGGAGATTATGAAATTTCTGCTGGTATTGATAGAATTGTAGATTTGAAAAATATTACTAGACCTTTGGATTCTATGGATAGTTCTAGGGCTGAAGTTATTACCTATTTAGATATTAATGATAATAATAAATTTGATCTTAATGAACCTAAAATAGGAAATGTAGAAGTTGAAATAAACAATGAAAAGAAAATAACTAGATTAAACGAAAAAACATATTTCCATGGGATTCCAAATGATATTTTATATACCTTTATACCTAAGGTTAGAAGACCTGGATACGACATTATAAATAGTAAATTCTCTTTAAAGGGCAAAGGTGGCGGAGATATTGAAGTATTAATTCCTATTAAACCACTATTTAGTTTATCTGGTAATCTTCACTTGGAAAATTTAACAGAGGAAGAGAAAATCGATGTTTATGATGGAGTAGTTGTAAAAATAAAAGATTCTCATAATATAATTATAAACTCTACTTTACCAGATCAATTTGGATATTATGATATAAGTGGATTAACTGTGGGAGATTATACTTTAGAAATTACTTCCTTTAAAAATACTAAAATTAAACCTTTAATCATTCCTTTAAAAGTAAAATATATTGATGAAAAAACTAAAGTAATAAAAGTTAATTCAACTATTAAAGATAATAAAATAATCCAGCTAAAAGAGGTGAAATAA
- a CDS encoding double-cubane-cluster-containing anaerobic reductase: MDQKLESKLQEFSEARRNGFLKVKEFKDRGENIVGIFCTYTPKELVYAAGAYPVSLCSISEETIPASEKHLPKNLCPLIKASYGFALTDKCPYMYFSDLVIGETTCDGKKKMYEYLGEIKDVHVMQLPHNRENKFAQKMWEEEIRVLKNKLEEKFNSEITEEKLKEAIKLCNEEREVLKEFYSLGKMVPPVISGYEMQKVLQGVNYTFDKKEQNENVRRLIENYKKKYENKEYVASENAPRILITGCPLGGVVDKIIKPIEEAGAIVVAYENCSGAKNLEELVDETIDPIEALGKKYLNIPCSIMSPNTGRNEMIERLVDEYKVDGVIEIVLQSCHTYAVETHSVRRFLNERAIPFMSLETDYSQSDNGQVKTRLEAFIEML, from the coding sequence ATGGACCAAAAATTAGAAAGCAAATTACAAGAGTTTTCAGAGGCAAGAAGAAATGGATTTTTAAAGGTAAAGGAATTTAAGGATAGAGGAGAAAATATAGTAGGAATATTTTGTACATATACACCGAAAGAATTAGTATATGCAGCAGGAGCTTATCCAGTTTCTTTATGTTCCATTAGTGAGGAAACAATCCCAGCTAGTGAGAAACATTTACCTAAAAATTTATGCCCTTTAATAAAAGCTAGTTATGGATTTGCTTTAACAGATAAATGTCCTTATATGTATTTTTCAGATTTAGTAATAGGAGAAACAACTTGTGATGGGAAAAAGAAAATGTATGAATATCTAGGAGAGATAAAGGATGTTCACGTTATGCAACTTCCTCATAATAGAGAAAATAAATTTGCTCAAAAAATGTGGGAAGAGGAAATAAGAGTTTTAAAAAATAAATTAGAAGAAAAATTCAATTCAGAAATTACAGAGGAAAAATTAAAAGAAGCTATTAAACTTTGTAATGAAGAAAGAGAAGTTTTAAAGGAGTTTTATTCTTTAGGAAAAATGGTTCCACCAGTTATAAGTGGATATGAAATGCAAAAGGTATTACAAGGGGTAAATTATACTTTTGATAAAAAAGAGCAAAATGAAAATGTTAGAAGATTAATTGAAAATTATAAGAAAAAATATGAAAATAAAGAGTATGTGGCCTCTGAAAATGCTCCGAGAATTTTAATTACAGGATGTCCATTAGGTGGAGTTGTGGATAAAATAATAAAACCTATAGAAGAAGCTGGAGCAATTGTAGTGGCTTATGAAAACTGTAGTGGAGCTAAAAACTTAGAGGAATTAGTTGATGAGACTATTGATCCTATTGAAGCCTTAGGAAAAAAATATTTAAATATTCCATGTTCTATTATGAGTCCTAATACTGGAAGAAATGAAATGATAGAAAGACTTGTAGATGAATATAAAGTTGATGGAGTAATTGAAATTGTTCTTCAGTCTTGTCATACTTATGCTGTTGAAACTCATAGTGTAAGAAGATTTTTAAATGAAAGAGCTATACCATTTATGTCCCTTGAAACAGATTATTCTCAAAGTGATAATGGACAAGTAAAAACAAGATTAGAAGCATTTATAGAAATGCTTTAG
- a CDS encoding TldD/PmbA family protein, whose protein sequence is MTVKEFIDKVFIKSKEMNLEEFEIYYVSSETSSVKVFNKSLDSYSDSQNQGISFRAKIGDKMGYSYTESLEEKDILPLINEAIENGKIIENEDIIDIYGEKKEYVKLNTYSEELDKITTEEKIEFLLEAEKYALEYDKRVKSVNYCVFGSGKSERRIKNSKSLDLHDMENYGYTYLAVVVEENGVIKNDSDYIVSRDFKDFDSKKIGENAVKKALKKLGAVDGESGSKKIVIGNRALSDLLGAMGGIYSAENVQKGISKFKDKLGEKVASEKVSIIDNPHLEDGYGSSAFDAEGVPTENKKLIENGILKTYLYNLKTAKKDGVQTTGNGAKGGYKGTMGIAPFNLYMEKGDKSLEEILKIAENGIYVDSFAGLHSGLNGVSGDFSLACEGFLIENGKITKPLNQITLAGNFFDMLLDIEEVGNDLEFNLSAVGAPTILVGSLNVGS, encoded by the coding sequence ATGACAGTTAAGGAATTTATAGATAAGGTTTTTATAAAAAGTAAAGAAATGAACTTAGAGGAGTTTGAAATATATTATGTATCTTCAGAAACATCTTCAGTTAAAGTTTTTAATAAAAGTTTAGATAGTTATTCAGATAGTCAAAACCAAGGGATTTCATTTAGAGCAAAAATTGGAGATAAAATGGGATACTCCTATACTGAATCTTTAGAGGAAAAAGATATTCTTCCTCTTATAAATGAAGCTATTGAAAATGGAAAAATTATTGAAAATGAGGATATTATAGATATTTATGGAGAGAAAAAAGAGTATGTAAAATTAAATACCTATAGTGAGGAATTAGATAAAATAACTACAGAGGAAAAAATAGAATTTTTATTAGAAGCTGAAAAATATGCTTTAGAATATGATAAGAGAGTTAAAAGTGTAAATTATTGTGTTTTTGGAAGTGGAAAGTCTGAAAGAAGAATAAAAAATAGTAAAAGCTTAGACTTACATGATATGGAAAATTATGGATATACATATTTAGCAGTTGTAGTTGAAGAAAATGGAGTTATAAAAAATGATTCAGATTATATAGTTTCAAGAGATTTTAAAGATTTTGATAGTAAAAAAATTGGAGAAAATGCAGTGAAAAAGGCTCTTAAAAAATTGGGAGCTGTGGATGGAGAGAGTGGTTCTAAGAAAATTGTTATTGGAAATAGAGCCTTAAGTGATTTATTAGGGGCTATGGGTGGAATTTATTCTGCTGAAAATGTGCAAAAGGGAATCTCTAAATTTAAGGATAAATTGGGAGAGAAAGTAGCTAGTGAAAAGGTAAGTATAATTGATAATCCCCATTTAGAAGATGGATATGGAAGTTCAGCTTTTGATGCTGAGGGAGTTCCAACTGAAAATAAAAAGCTGATAGAAAATGGAATTTTAAAAACCTATTTATATAATTTAAAAACAGCTAAAAAGGATGGAGTTCAAACTACAGGAAATGGTGCTAAGGGTGGTTATAAAGGTACAATGGGGATTGCTCCTTTTAATCTTTATATGGAAAAGGGAGATAAATCCTTAGAAGAGATTCTAAAAATAGCAGAGAATGGAATTTATGTGGATAGTTTTGCTGGATTACACTCTGGATTAAATGGAGTATCTGGAGATTTTTCCTTAGCATGTGAAGGATTTTTAATTGAAAATGGAAAAATAACAAAACCTTTAAATCAGATTACCCTAGCTGGAAATTTCTTTGATATGTTACTTGATATTGAAGAGGTTGGAAATGATTTAGAATTTAATCTTTCAGCTGTGGGGGCTCCTACAATTTTAGTTGGCTCTTTAAATGTAGGTTCATAA
- a CDS encoding DUF309 domain-containing protein, with amino-acid sequence MNRYKEFLNEYENKRDYFQCHEILEELWKEETNCDTKEHPAVILLQIAVGAYHWENKNITGATKVLQGVLAHYGEVEVALEEIGFDSKKLKEVVENEIDSIKENKEFKHFSLPIKN; translated from the coding sequence GTGAATAGATATAAGGAATTTTTAAATGAATATGAAAATAAAAGAGATTATTTTCAGTGTCATGAAATATTAGAAGAGCTATGGAAAGAGGAAACAAATTGCGACACAAAGGAGCATCCAGCAGTTATACTTTTACAAATTGCCGTAGGAGCTTATCACTGGGAAAATAAAAATATCACAGGGGCAACTAAGGTATTACAGGGAGTTTTAGCTCATTATGGTGAGGTGGAAGTGGCTCTTGAGGAAATAGGGTTTGATAGTAAAAAATTAAAGGAAGTTGTGGAAAATGAAATAGATTCTATAAAGGAAAATAAAGAGTTTAAACATTTTTCTTTACCTATTAAAAATTAG
- a CDS encoding TldD/PmbA family protein encodes MLSKKVIEDILNEALSTGGDFAEVFIENKSVNSMYMVDGKIEQALSGRDYGIGIRIFKDLFSVYAYTNKMDFENLIKTARKAAGALKGNHGDIVINLLKEEIENKHKILISPDSVEKIEKVKIMREAYKSAKEYDEVISQVRVNYSDSIQDVLIANSENLYVEDRRVRSRIGIESIASKGNEMQTGSYRPGASKGFELFNDIDVKKYGREASRIAKTMLGAKYAPSGKMPVIIDNEFGGVIFHEACGHGLEATSVAKGLSVFAGKLGEKIASDVVSAVDDGTLPNEWGSSNIDDEGHKTQRNLLIENGILKGYMIDKLNGRRMGMAPTGSSRRESYKFAPTSRMTNTFILPGKSNLEEMIKNTEKGIYAKYMGGGSVNPSTGDFNFSVMEGYIVENGKIKEPVRGATLIGNGPESLKKIDMVGDNLAHGQGMCGSVSGSIPANVGQPTIRIEEIVVGGRD; translated from the coding sequence ATGTTAAGTAAAAAAGTGATAGAAGATATTTTAAATGAAGCATTATCAACTGGTGGAGATTTTGCAGAGGTTTTTATAGAAAATAAAAGTGTAAACTCTATGTATATGGTAGATGGAAAAATAGAACAAGCTCTTTCTGGAAGAGATTATGGAATTGGAATTAGAATTTTTAAGGATTTATTTTCAGTTTATGCCTATACAAATAAAATGGATTTTGAAAATTTAATTAAAACTGCTAGAAAGGCAGCGGGAGCCCTAAAGGGAAATCATGGAGATATTGTAATAAATTTATTAAAAGAGGAAATTGAAAATAAACATAAAATTTTAATCTCTCCAGACTCTGTGGAAAAAATTGAAAAGGTTAAGATTATGAGAGAAGCATATAAAAGTGCTAAGGAATATGATGAAGTTATCTCTCAAGTTAGGGTAAATTACAGTGATTCTATTCAAGATGTATTAATAGCTAATTCAGAAAATTTATATGTAGAAGATAGAAGAGTTCGTTCAAGAATTGGAATTGAAAGTATTGCTTCAAAGGGAAATGAAATGCAAACAGGATCATATAGACCTGGAGCAAGTAAGGGATTTGAATTATTTAATGATATAGATGTAAAGAAATATGGAAGGGAAGCTTCAAGAATTGCAAAAACTATGTTAGGAGCTAAATATGCTCCATCTGGGAAAATGCCAGTTATTATAGATAATGAATTTGGTGGAGTTATTTTCCATGAGGCCTGTGGTCATGGATTAGAGGCAACAAGTGTAGCTAAAGGACTTTCAGTTTTCGCTGGAAAACTTGGAGAAAAAATTGCAAGTGATGTGGTTTCAGCTGTGGATGATGGAACACTACCAAATGAGTGGGGATCTTCAAATATAGATGATGAGGGACATAAAACTCAGAGAAACTTACTAATAGAAAATGGAATTTTAAAGGGATATATGATAGATAAATTAAATGGAAGAAGAATGGGAATGGCTCCAACAGGAAGCTCAAGAAGAGAGTCATATAAGTTTGCTCCAACTTCTAGAATGACAAATACATTTATTTTACCTGGAAAATCTAATTTAGAAGAGATGATAAAAAATACTGAAAAGGGAATTTATGCTAAGTATATGGGTGGAGGTTCTGTAAATCCATCTACTGGAGATTTTAACTTCTCAGTTATGGAAGGATATATTGTGGAAAATGGAAAAATAAAGGAGCCTGTAAGGGGAGCAACTTTAATTGGAAATGGACCAGAATCTTTAAAGAAAATAGATATGGTTGGAGATAATCTAGCTCATGGACAGGGAATGTGTGGTTCTGTATCTGGAAGTATTCCTGCTAATGTAGGTCAACCTACTATTAGAATAGAGGAAATAGTTGTAGGAGGTAGAGATTAA
- a CDS encoding BglG family transcription antiterminator: MYITSKHLKIVKFLQGKKDINIELMSTFFNTTGSNLMLVFREIYKHLDEKSNLKKIGEIINFIQNHKGSLFLLRQEQHFRKRERRDFIIFSLLIKKIIKLNDIALELDVSRRIINYDLEKVKKFLKKFSLETASTNKGIVLKGKKEAKENIVHLFLFKFFLEKNYLPKKTRSLYYSFFKDYNLKKVIEDLNLIIEVMGGKYTLYERYAFYAFYLMCLSRNSSGKTIKDLESFTEFKNILNLNLTENKLMNIYFFLKKNEYLQKIPLRMLKKFKDLIIRIYPRNFYNNEYYIELTIRIKTIFEKNYNVQIKELEEFINRVVSWVEFCDYKKKLDIASDDFFAIPYNKFSVDMLKTLNEIKEFLPRFSVHDLTVIYFTTKDLFQDKTNEKKIVFIYKYVPRIILNHLKSVIKNEYNIKCDDSIYIGDFNKYKIKNQIDLAIIVEDLKIDSVKTLKLDFPEF, translated from the coding sequence ATGTACATAACTAGTAAGCATCTGAAGATAGTTAAATTTTTACAGGGGAAGAAAGATATAAATATAGAATTAATGAGTACTTTTTTTAATACAACAGGTTCTAATTTAATGTTAGTTTTTCGAGAAATTTATAAACATTTAGATGAAAAAAGCAATTTAAAAAAAATAGGAGAAATTATAAATTTTATTCAGAATCATAAGGGAAGTTTATTTTTATTAAGACAGGAACAACATTTTAGAAAAAGAGAGCGTAGAGATTTTATAATTTTTTCTTTACTTATAAAGAAAATTATAAAATTAAATGATATAGCTTTAGAACTAGATGTATCAAGGAGAATTATTAATTATGATTTAGAAAAGGTAAAAAAATTTTTAAAAAAATTCTCTTTAGAAACTGCTAGTACTAATAAAGGAATTGTATTAAAAGGGAAAAAAGAAGCAAAAGAAAATATAGTTCATTTATTTTTATTTAAATTCTTTTTAGAGAAAAACTATTTACCTAAGAAAACGAGAAGTTTATATTATTCTTTTTTTAAAGATTATAATTTAAAAAAAGTTATAGAAGATTTAAATTTAATAATTGAAGTTATGGGTGGAAAATACACTCTTTATGAAAGATATGCATTTTACGCATTTTATTTAATGTGTTTAAGTAGAAATAGCAGTGGAAAAACTATAAAAGATCTCGAATCTTTTACAGAATTTAAAAATATATTAAATTTAAATTTAACAGAAAATAAACTAATGAATATATACTTTTTTCTTAAAAAAAATGAATATTTACAAAAAATTCCACTTAGAATGTTAAAAAAATTTAAAGATTTAATTATAAGAATTTATCCAAGAAACTTTTATAATAATGAATATTATATAGAATTAACAATTAGGATAAAAACTATTTTTGAAAAAAATTATAATGTTCAAATTAAAGAATTAGAAGAATTTATAAATAGAGTTGTAAGTTGGGTGGAGTTTTGTGATTATAAAAAAAAGTTAGATATAGCCAGTGATGATTTTTTTGCAATTCCTTATAATAAATTTTCTGTGGATATGTTAAAAACTTTAAATGAGATTAAAGAATTTTTACCACGTTTTTCTGTTCACGATTTAACAGTTATATATTTTACAACAAAAGATTTATTTCAAGATAAAACCAATGAAAAAAAAATAGTATTTATTTATAAATATGTTCCTAGAATAATTTTAAATCATTTGAAAAGTGTTATAAAAAATGAGTATAACATAAAATGTGATGATAGTATTTATATAGGTGACTTTAATAAATATAAAATTAAAAATCAAATTGATTTAGCTATAATAGTAGAAGATTTAAAAATAGATAGTGTAAAAACTTTAAAATTAGATTTTCCAGAATTCTAG
- a CDS encoding alpha/beta fold hydrolase: MLIELKNKKKINVEIIGEGTPIIFVHSYLWDLNMWEPQLKEFSKKYKCIGIDLWGHGKSEPLDKIENYSLEELSEDIIEITEKLNIDKFIYVGLSVGAMLGSYLGLNHGNKILKMVLMDGYSGDEPNCTKGKYFYMLDTIEKIKMIPEEMADIITPMFFSKKENEEKGTLYKGFKNELLNKKAENIDTIVALGRGIFGRENILNRLENIKVPTMFMVGEEDIPRPVYESEEMGKLVKDSKVVIIPKGGHISNLENAEFVNTKIEEFIGE; the protein is encoded by the coding sequence ATGTTAATAGAATTAAAGAATAAAAAGAAAATAAATGTGGAAATAATAGGAGAGGGAACACCAATTATATTTGTTCACTCTTATCTATGGGATTTAAATATGTGGGAGCCACAATTAAAAGAATTTTCGAAGAAATATAAATGTATTGGAATAGATTTATGGGGTCATGGGAAATCAGAACCACTTGATAAAATAGAAAATTATTCCTTAGAAGAGTTATCAGAGGATATTATAGAGATTACAGAGAAATTAAATATAGATAAATTTATTTATGTAGGACTTTCTGTGGGAGCTATGTTAGGTAGTTATTTAGGATTAAATCATGGGAACAAAATTTTAAAAATGGTTTTAATGGATGGATATTCTGGAGATGAACCTAATTGTACAAAGGGAAAATATTTTTATATGTTAGATACAATAGAGAAAATAAAAATGATTCCAGAGGAAATGGCAGATATTATAACTCCTATGTTTTTTAGTAAAAAAGAAAATGAAGAAAAGGGAACTCTTTATAAAGGATTTAAAAATGAACTTTTAAATAAAAAAGCTGAAAATATAGATACAATAGTTGCTTTAGGAAGAGGAATTTTCGGAAGGGAAAATATTTTAAATAGATTGGAAAATATAAAAGTACCTACTATGTTTATGGTGGGAGAAGAGGATATTCCAAGACCAGTATATGAAAGTGAAGAGATGGGGAAATTAGTAAAAGATTCAAAGGTTGTTATTATTCCTAAAGGTGGACATATATCTAATCTAGAAAATGCAGAATTTGTAAATACTAAAATAGAGGAGTTTATAGGTGAATAG